Genomic window (Dictyoglomus sp. NZ13-RE01):
CAGGAGCTGGGTAGCCAAGTCCGTACGGGATAAGCGCTGAAAGCATCTAAGCGCGAAGCCCACTCCGAGATAAGGTCTCCCACGGGGAAAACCCGGTAAGGCACCTCCGAGAAGAGGAGGTAGATAGGCCGGAGGTGGAAGCGCAGCAATGCGTTAAGCCGACCGGTACTAATATGCCGAGGCTTTGGTGCCTGGCTGGTTATTATGGTAGGTCTAATTAGAGATATAGAGGAAAGGAGGGAGGAGGTTACTGGTGATTAGAGCGGAGGGGAAACGCCCGTTCCCATTCCGAACACGGAAGCTAAGCCCTCCAGCGCCGATGGTACTGCCCTGGCAACGGGGTGGGAGAGTAGGTCATCGCCAGAGAACCTCCTCTTAAAATGGACTTATAAGTACTTCCAGGCGAGGTCCCCTTCCCCCCTCACCCATCACCCCCTACCTCGCCTGGAGGTTTTAAATGGAGGTGTTTATGAAAAAAATATTATTATTCATACTAATTATATTGTCATTAGCCCCTTTTTATGTTTTCAATTTGCACATGCGGATAACAACGAAATAAAAATAGGTACAATAGCTATAAACTTCAGTCTTCCAGATTTAAATGGAAAAACTCATTCTTTAAAGCAATATAAAGGTAGTGTAATTTTACTCAATTTTTGGGCTACTTGGTGCCCTCCTTGTAGAGCGGAAATTCCAATACTCTCTAAAATTTACAAAAACTATAAAAAATCTGGATTTAAAATTATTGCGGTTAGTTTAGATAATGATATTAATAAAGTGAAAGCCTTTTTGAATGAGAACCCTGTTGAATTTACGGTTCTTTTTGACAAAAAAGGTGAGGCAGGCTATAAATACAGTATCTATGCTATTCCTACATCTTTTCTAATAGACAAAGAACTAATAATTAGGGAAATTTATATAGGAATGATAGACGAGAAAAAGTTTGTCAGTGATTTGAAAAAATGGTTAAAATAATAAAATACTTTTTGATTTTTTTGGGAATTATTTTTTTATATCTTGGCTTAGTTAAAGGTGATTTTTTTATAATTTTTAGAAATGCAACGTTATTATGTCTTTCTTGTATAGGCATTAGTAATTAGTTTTGATAATTCTTTTTTCGCTAATCACATAATCAACTCTGATATCATGAAGATCATGGGGAATTTTCTCTAAAATTAGATCATCATAAGTTAATCCTACTTTTATTGGCTTTTTTAGATTATTTAAAAATCTATCGTAATATCCTTTTCCATAACCGATTCTATAACCTTCAAGATCAAAGGCTATACCAGGTACAATAATTAAATCAATTTCTTCCAAATTTATATCTATGCTAACCTCAGGCTCCATTATCCCATATTTACCTGTTTTTAAATCATTAAAG
Coding sequences:
- a CDS encoding thiol:disulfide interchange protein is translated as MIIHTNYIVISPFLCFQFAHADNNEIKIGTIAINFSLPDLNGKTHSLKQYKGSVILLNFWATWCPPCRAEIPILSKIYKNYKKSGFKIIAVSLDNDINKVKAFLNENPVEFTVLFDKKGEAGYKYSIYAIPTSFLIDKELIIREIYIGMIDEKKFVSDLKKWLK
- a CDS encoding 5-formyltetrahydrofolate cyclo-ligase, whose translation is MTMNKIELRKQLIKKRDSIENRELKSHEIFNNLQSLNIWKTAKIIHTYVSFKSEVDTRFIIYHALLEGKKVLCPIVKDDLLLVGEIKSFNDLKTGKYGIMEPEVSIDINLEEIDLIIVPGIAFDLEGYRIGYGKGYYDRFLNNLKKPIKVGLTYDDLILEKIPHDLHDIRVDYVISEKRIIKTNY